The Pedobacter mucosus genome window below encodes:
- a CDS encoding efflux RND transporter permease subunit, which produces MDKLIKNIFSFSLKNKYFIFFSTFILILAGYLSFKNTTIDAFPDVTNTNIIIITQWPGRSAEEVEKFVTRPLEIAMNPTEKRTSIRSSSLFGLSVVKIGFEDNVNYADARVQVNNHLEEADLPDGVKPGVQPPYGPTGEIFRYTLSSDKKSVREIKTLQDWVIQRELLSVSGVADVVSFGGELKTFQITVDPQKALQYGISAAELFDAVSKSNVNVGGDVIVQGGQAYVVRGIGVLNNIQEIKNVVVDNVNGTPIYVETIAEVAESASPRLGQVGRDADPDVVEGIVIMRKGENPSEVISRLKEKIQDINTNILPQDVKIEAFYDREDLINYSIHTVMGNMMEGILFVTLIVFLFMADWRTTLIVSIIIPLALLFAFICLKLKGMPANLLSMGAIDFGIIIDGAVVMVEGIFVALDFRAKKVGMARFNNMSKWGIIKKACMENGKGILFAKLIIITGLLPIFTFEKVEGKMFSPLAWTLSFALLGALILTFTLVPALCSILLKKDVKEKHNVFLEWITKATLHFYDGCFKRKKLVFSLSIIILLLGAFSFKFLGTEFLPSLDEGSIYVRATGPLSISLDETKKLSNDMRKIFLGFEEVKQVMSQTGRPNDGTDATGFYNMEFHVDIYPRKEWKRKQTKAQLIDRMQEKLKGFPGISLNFSQPISDNVEEAVSGVKGSIVVKIFGDDFNYIEKEEEKIKALLKTVNGIEDLGMLRNLGQPELQINLDQAKMALYGVRTADANAVIEMAIGGKAATEIYQGERKFDLIIRYPENFRNNESSIAELRVPTISGSNVQLGDISTIRKITGPSIIYRDKHQRYGAIKFSIRGRDMGSVIAEAQEKVNANIKLEKDYKLEWAGDFENQQRAISRLSQAVPVSLLLIFFILFVLFGNIKDALLVLNNVPFAMIGGIIALLIAGVNFNISAGIGFIALFGICVQNGVILITRFKSNITELKNNNGWTFNDAMRDGVASRFRPVLMTALMAAIGLMPAALSTGIGSEASKPLAIVVIGGLITNTVFNLFVYPIVFYWSYKKKVEKILTVQV; this is translated from the coding sequence ATGGATAAACTAATTAAAAATATATTTAGCTTTTCGCTAAAGAACAAATATTTTATATTCTTCTCTACTTTCATCCTGATTCTGGCGGGCTATTTAAGCTTTAAAAATACTACTATTGATGCTTTCCCCGATGTAACCAATACCAATATCATCATTATTACACAATGGCCAGGTAGAAGTGCTGAAGAAGTAGAAAAGTTTGTGACCAGGCCACTGGAAATTGCCATGAACCCAACAGAAAAGCGCACCAGTATTCGTTCTTCATCCTTGTTCGGCTTATCTGTTGTTAAAATTGGTTTTGAAGATAATGTAAATTATGCTGATGCACGCGTTCAAGTAAATAATCATCTGGAAGAAGCTGATCTTCCAGATGGCGTAAAACCTGGCGTTCAGCCACCTTATGGACCAACGGGCGAGATTTTTAGGTATACACTTTCCAGCGATAAAAAATCGGTAAGGGAAATAAAAACCCTTCAGGATTGGGTTATTCAACGCGAACTGCTTTCGGTTTCCGGCGTAGCCGATGTAGTCAGTTTTGGTGGAGAGTTAAAAACTTTCCAAATTACTGTTGATCCGCAAAAAGCATTGCAATATGGCATTAGCGCCGCAGAACTTTTTGATGCCGTATCAAAAAGCAATGTTAATGTGGGTGGCGATGTAATTGTACAAGGCGGACAGGCATATGTTGTTCGGGGCATTGGGGTCCTTAATAATATTCAGGAAATTAAAAATGTAGTGGTTGATAATGTAAACGGAACACCGATTTATGTAGAAACAATTGCCGAAGTAGCTGAATCAGCATCACCTAGATTAGGTCAGGTTGGCCGCGATGCAGATCCCGATGTTGTCGAAGGAATTGTGATCATGAGAAAAGGCGAAAATCCGAGCGAAGTAATTAGCAGGCTTAAGGAAAAAATCCAAGATATCAACACCAACATTCTTCCGCAGGATGTTAAAATTGAAGCTTTTTATGATCGTGAAGATCTAATTAATTACTCCATACATACTGTGATGGGTAATATGATGGAAGGAATCTTATTTGTAACCCTCATTGTATTTTTATTTATGGCCGATTGGCGTACCACGCTTATTGTTTCCATTATCATTCCGTTAGCGCTTCTGTTTGCTTTTATTTGTTTAAAACTAAAGGGAATGCCTGCAAACTTATTATCAATGGGCGCTATAGATTTTGGGATCATTATAGACGGCGCCGTGGTAATGGTTGAAGGTATTTTTGTGGCTTTGGATTTTAGGGCAAAAAAAGTAGGCATGGCCAGGTTCAATAACATGAGCAAGTGGGGCATCATTAAAAAGGCTTGCATGGAGAACGGAAAAGGTATCCTTTTTGCTAAGTTGATCATCATTACCGGACTCCTACCTATTTTTACGTTTGAAAAGGTGGAAGGAAAAATGTTCTCTCCTTTGGCCTGGACTTTAAGCTTCGCCCTTCTTGGCGCATTAATTTTAACCTTCACACTTGTACCTGCCCTATGTAGCATATTGCTTAAAAAAGATGTAAAAGAAAAACATAATGTTTTTTTGGAATGGATAACCAAAGCAACGCTGCATTTTTATGATGGCTGTTTTAAAAGGAAGAAACTCGTGTTTAGTTTGTCAATAATCATTTTGCTTTTAGGCGCTTTTAGCTTCAAATTTTTGGGTACAGAGTTTTTGCCAAGTCTTGATGAGGGATCGATATATGTTCGTGCTACCGGACCGCTTAGTATCTCTTTGGATGAAACCAAGAAACTATCAAATGATATGAGAAAAATCTTTTTGGGTTTTGAGGAAGTTAAACAAGTGATGTCTCAAACCGGCAGACCAAACGATGGAACGGATGCAACGGGTTTTTACAATATGGAATTCCATGTGGATATTTACCCAAGGAAGGAATGGAAACGCAAGCAGACTAAAGCGCAACTTATAGATCGGATGCAGGAAAAACTCAAGGGTTTTCCGGGGATAAGTCTAAACTTTTCTCAACCCATATCAGATAATGTGGAAGAGGCCGTTTCTGGCGTTAAAGGCTCTATTGTAGTAAAAATTTTTGGAGATGATTTTAATTATATTGAGAAAGAAGAGGAAAAAATAAAAGCACTTTTAAAAACTGTAAATGGAATTGAAGATCTTGGAATGCTAAGAAATTTGGGTCAACCAGAACTACAGATTAATCTTGATCAGGCAAAGATGGCGCTGTATGGTGTGAGAACAGCTGATGCCAATGCAGTGATTGAGATGGCTATTGGAGGGAAAGCGGCTACAGAAATTTACCAAGGAGAGCGAAAGTTCGATCTGATAATCCGTTATCCAGAAAATTTCAGGAACAATGAATCGTCTATTGCTGAACTTCGGGTGCCAACCATTTCAGGATCAAATGTACAGCTGGGTGATATTTCAACAATCCGAAAAATTACAGGACCTAGCATCATCTATCGAGACAAACACCAGCGTTATGGCGCAATAAAATTTTCTATCCGTGGCCGGGATATGGGTAGTGTAATCGCAGAAGCACAAGAGAAGGTTAATGCTAATATTAAACTTGAGAAAGATTATAAACTGGAATGGGCAGGTGATTTTGAAAACCAACAAAGGGCTATTTCCAGACTCTCTCAAGCCGTTCCGGTAAGTTTGTTATTGATATTCTTTATCCTGTTTGTGCTTTTTGGAAACATTAAAGATGCATTGTTAGTACTTAATAATGTGCCTTTTGCAATGATTGGCGGTATTATCGCACTGCTTATAGCTGGCGTAAATTTCAATATTTCTGCAGGAATCGGCTTTATAGCGCTATTTGGCATCTGCGTACAGAATGGCGTAATTCTAATCACCCGTTTCAAATCTAACATTACAGAACTCAAAAACAACAACGGATGGACTTTTAACGATGCCATGCGAGATGGAGTAGCCAGTAGATTTAGGCCCGTATTAATGACGGCGCTTATGGCTGCTATCGGATTAATGCCTGCGGCACTTTCCACTGGTATTGGATCGGAAGCATCCAAACCACTTGCAATTGTAGTTATTGGCGGATTAATTACCAATACGGTGTTTAATCTTTTTGTTTACCCTATCGTATTTTATTGGTCGTATAAAAAGAAAGTAGAAAAAATTTTAACGGTGCAGGTTTAA
- a CDS encoding histidine kinase dimerization/phospho-acceptor domain-containing protein, translating to MKIKDRIALYFTLISTFLLLAVLCVVYLTFRGFLREDFFERLTDRTMVTAKLYLEADEISLEALEKIRHTYVQKLNGEVTRIYDYNNKAAFISDPAQYWTKAIIEKVRREGKIQFSDGQRQVVGIYYKDNQGNFVILASGNDGGTQFRLNRLLKIMVVVFVIILITLLLLSRWIAEKMLKPLQQFMHEVEQIGSSNMSNRVAITNNKDEINLIAGSFNRLMEELDQAFMLQKTFVANASHELRTPLTRIIMEAELGLGKDQENQKYIETISSMLEDAEKMEHIINWVINTRQDGP from the coding sequence ATGAAAATTAAGGATCGCATTGCGCTATATTTTACGCTCATCAGCACCTTTCTTTTACTGGCTGTACTTTGCGTAGTCTACCTTACTTTTAGGGGGTTTTTGAGGGAAGATTTTTTTGAACGCTTAACCGATCGTACCATGGTAACGGCTAAATTGTACCTTGAGGCAGATGAAATTAGCTTGGAAGCATTGGAAAAAATCCGACATACTTATGTGCAGAAGCTCAATGGAGAAGTAACCAGAATTTATGATTACAACAATAAAGCAGCTTTTATCAGCGACCCAGCGCAATACTGGACAAAAGCAATCATTGAGAAAGTTAGACGTGAAGGAAAGATCCAATTTTCTGACGGACAGCGACAGGTTGTTGGCATTTACTATAAAGACAATCAAGGCAACTTTGTAATTTTAGCTTCTGGAAACGATGGAGGAACACAATTTAGACTCAATCGGTTATTAAAAATCATGGTAGTCGTATTCGTTATAATTTTAATAACACTACTATTGCTAAGTCGCTGGATTGCGGAGAAAATGCTAAAACCGCTTCAACAGTTTATGCATGAAGTAGAACAGATTGGCAGTTCAAATATGAGTAATCGGGTTGCCATAACTAATAATAAAGATGAAATCAATTTAATCGCTGGAAGTTTTAATCGTTTGATGGAAGAGCTTGACCAAGCTTTTATGCTTCAAAAAACCTTTGTAGCCAATGCTTCTCATGAACTGCGTACTCCGCTGACCAGAATTATTATGGAAGCCGAATTAGGGCTAGGGAAAGATCAGGAAAATCAGAAATATATAGAAACTATTTCTTCCATGTTGGAGGATGCTGAAAAAATGGAACATATCATTAACTGGGTTATTAACACTCGCCAGGATGGACCTTAA
- a CDS encoding SDR family NAD(P)-dependent oxidoreductase produces MKSYKEKIALVTGALEGIGYEIAKLFAKDGINLILVARNKERLQKIKEEFEKQYAIVVYDVDMDLSISGKAAELFALCTKENLRVDYLVNNAGYGDFKKLSEGTPKTYENMLNLNVIALTDLTTRFVKNMTNNGYGKILNVGSLAAFQSTPLMAVYAASKSYVMHFTEALHAELRETGVTATVLNPGVTKTGFVDRANMDPSAFAQGVQLDAAKVAKAGYKGMMAGKLNVVPGLLNSMLAFGTSITPSRRLLLAISAYVMREKNN; encoded by the coding sequence ATGAAAAGTTACAAAGAAAAAATAGCGCTTGTCACCGGCGCTTTGGAGGGAATAGGTTATGAGATAGCCAAACTTTTTGCGAAAGACGGCATCAACCTGATATTGGTTGCGAGAAATAAAGAACGGCTTCAAAAGATTAAAGAGGAATTTGAGAAGCAATATGCAATCGTTGTTTACGATGTGGATATGGATCTTTCAATCTCAGGTAAAGCCGCAGAACTTTTTGCCCTGTGTACGAAGGAAAATTTGAGGGTTGATTATCTGGTTAATAACGCAGGCTATGGTGATTTTAAAAAACTGAGTGAAGGAACTCCAAAAACTTACGAAAATATGCTCAACTTAAATGTTATCGCATTGACTGATCTAACCACTAGGTTTGTAAAAAACATGACAAATAACGGCTATGGCAAAATTCTCAATGTAGGTTCACTTGCCGCATTCCAGTCAACACCTCTAATGGCTGTGTATGCTGCATCTAAATCGTATGTAATGCACTTTACAGAAGCTCTACACGCGGAGTTAAGAGAAACTGGTGTAACAGCGACAGTACTTAATCCAGGTGTTACAAAAACAGGATTTGTTGACAGGGCCAATATGGACCCATCAGCATTTGCGCAGGGTGTTCAGCTGGATGCAGCTAAAGTTGCTAAAGCTGGTTACAAAGGGATGATGGCTGGTAAGCTTAACGTTGTACCCGGACTGCTAAACAGCATGTTGGCTTTCGGTACCAGTATTACACCATCGAGAAGATTACTGCTAGCGATATCAGCTTATGTGATGAGAGAAAAAAATAATTAA
- a CDS encoding response regulator transcription factor, with translation MLTFVAMQRIGIAEDDYKIAKLLSTALSENNYVVVTCSNGNEALEVFLSSNFDLLIIDIMMPGLSGLQVCKKLRDNGCQTPILMLTAMGTVDEKVTGLETGADDYMVKPFHLKELMARVAALLRRNPDSIQGNEHILTFEDLSLDTNNKEVKRAGKNIELSAKEFILLELFLQNPNKLLSRGFIAEKVWDINFETGTNVIDVYINFLRKKLIKILNANLFTPVLIWVIF, from the coding sequence ATGCTTACTTTTGTCGCCATGCAAAGAATAGGGATAGCAGAAGATGACTACAAAATTGCCAAGCTACTTTCAACCGCTCTTAGCGAAAATAATTATGTTGTAGTTACCTGCTCCAATGGAAATGAAGCACTCGAGGTCTTTCTTTCCAGCAATTTCGACCTTCTGATTATCGATATTATGATGCCTGGATTAAGCGGTTTACAGGTTTGTAAAAAGCTTCGTGATAATGGTTGCCAAACGCCTATTTTAATGCTTACCGCCATGGGAACGGTAGATGAAAAAGTTACTGGTTTGGAAACTGGTGCCGATGATTATATGGTTAAACCTTTCCACCTTAAAGAACTTATGGCAAGGGTTGCGGCATTGTTAAGGAGAAACCCAGATTCAATACAAGGAAATGAACATATATTAACTTTCGAAGATCTTTCCCTCGACACTAATAACAAAGAAGTTAAAAGGGCAGGCAAAAACATTGAGCTCAGTGCGAAAGAGTTTATCTTATTGGAACTGTTTCTTCAAAATCCTAATAAACTACTTTCGCGTGGATTTATAGCGGAAAAAGTTTGGGATATAAATTTCGAAACCGGAACAAACGTAATTGATGTTTATATTAATTTTCTGCGGAAAAAATTGATAAAGATTTTGAACGCAAACTTATTCACACCCGTATTAATATGGGTTATATTTTAA
- a CDS encoding alpha/beta hydrolase produces the protein MKNLIFGLLLLTAIGSYAQENLNFNAKKEITSPEINADKTVTFRVIAPNASKVELQGDMLGAPGIAPMLKQTDGIWTYTTAPLKSELYSYSFIVDGLKIRDANNVYQIRDVASVVNVLIVGGGKADNYLITDVPHGTVSKRWYDSPGNSKQRRITIYTPPGYENNKTKYPVLYLLHGMGGDEEAWAALGRTAQILDNLIAQGKAKPMIVVMPNGNVDQQAAPGEDIKGLYKPTMQLPNTMDGKMEETFTDIIKFVEANYRVNANKSQRAIAGLSMGGYHSLHISRFYPKTFDYIGLFSPAIMPSSKISSKVYENFDATLKTQFDNGLKLYWIGIGKTDFLYKTVTDYRKNLDKIGAKYTYVESEGGHTWSNWRDYLVQFAPQLFK, from the coding sequence ATGAAAAACTTAATATTTGGTTTATTGCTTTTAACTGCTATCGGAAGTTATGCACAAGAGAACTTAAATTTTAATGCAAAAAAAGAAATTACTTCGCCAGAAATTAACGCCGATAAAACGGTAACTTTTAGGGTGATAGCTCCTAATGCAAGTAAAGTAGAACTTCAGGGCGATATGTTGGGCGCACCTGGTATTGCACCGATGCTAAAACAGACTGATGGAATTTGGACCTACACTACTGCACCACTCAAATCTGAACTTTACAGCTATTCCTTTATTGTAGACGGCCTAAAAATCAGAGATGCCAACAATGTTTATCAAATAAGGGATGTTGCTTCGGTTGTAAATGTTTTAATTGTTGGTGGTGGCAAGGCCGATAATTACCTGATAACGGATGTGCCGCATGGAACGGTTTCGAAAAGATGGTACGATTCGCCAGGTAATTCGAAACAAAGGCGAATTACAATTTATACGCCACCGGGTTATGAAAATAATAAAACAAAGTATCCGGTATTGTACCTGTTGCATGGTATGGGAGGAGATGAGGAAGCTTGGGCTGCACTCGGTCGTACCGCTCAGATTTTGGATAATTTAATTGCACAAGGAAAAGCAAAGCCAATGATTGTGGTGATGCCAAATGGTAATGTAGATCAGCAAGCTGCTCCTGGTGAAGATATAAAAGGTTTGTACAAACCTACTATGCAACTTCCAAATACAATGGATGGTAAAATGGAGGAAACTTTTACTGATATTATAAAATTTGTTGAGGCTAATTATCGGGTAAATGCCAATAAGAGTCAACGGGCTATCGCAGGTTTATCAATGGGTGGTTATCATTCTTTGCATATATCACGGTTTTACCCAAAAACTTTTGATTATATTGGGTTATTTTCGCCAGCAATTATGCCGTCTAGCAAGATCTCTTCGAAGGTTTATGAGAATTTCGACGCCACTTTGAAAACACAGTTTGATAATGGGTTAAAGCTTTATTGGATAGGTATTGGGAAAACTGATTTCCTTTACAAAACCGTAACAGATTATAGAAAAAACTTAGATAAAATTGGCGCAAAATATACTTACGTAGAAAGTGAAGGCGGCCACACTTGGTCAAATTGGCGTGATTATCTGGTTCAATTTGCACCACAGCTTTTTAAATAA
- a CDS encoding TolC family protein: MKRIGMVLVFFMIIKSEITSAKTDTLQLDLKKVDSLFIRNNFDLLASGYQIDQSKAEIITAKLFNNPELTYENQFYNPEHKKFFQTSFETGQYAASISQLFKLAGKRNKNIKLAETGVKLAELAYFDLIRTLRFELHNTFYKTYFSSQTVNLYQDQIASTQQLLKVYDAQLKTGNVAAKDVIRIRSLVISLKSELASLLNELEDNYKDLKVLCGLQASASIAIVLDQKSIIDNKYENLEYSSLLDSARANRSDLKLAKTGLQYNDNNLKLQKAMAVPDVEVAFSYDLKGNYPERYTGLGIKIPIPLFNRNQGEIKKARIGIDAATMNIKKKESLLENEVLNSYRTARRNEENFQEIDPSFSNDFNNLIAGLIKNFRERNISLIEFLDLYESYKDMNLQLNKIQLERMSSREEVNFVTGSNIFK; the protein is encoded by the coding sequence ATGAAAAGAATAGGTATGGTGCTGGTTTTCTTTATGATAATCAAGTCGGAAATAACTTCAGCAAAAACTGATACACTTCAACTTGATCTTAAAAAAGTTGATAGCCTCTTCATCCGAAATAACTTCGATTTGCTGGCTAGTGGTTATCAGATCGACCAATCAAAAGCTGAAATTATTACGGCTAAATTGTTCAATAATCCAGAACTCACTTATGAAAACCAGTTTTATAATCCTGAGCACAAAAAGTTTTTTCAAACTTCATTTGAAACAGGACAATATGCAGCTTCCATTTCACAACTTTTTAAGCTTGCAGGCAAGCGCAATAAAAATATTAAGCTTGCAGAAACGGGCGTTAAACTTGCCGAGCTAGCATATTTTGATCTTATTCGTACACTTAGGTTCGAACTGCATAATACCTTTTATAAAACCTATTTCTCTTCCCAAACGGTAAATCTCTATCAGGATCAAATCGCATCTACTCAGCAACTTTTAAAAGTATATGATGCACAATTAAAAACTGGAAACGTTGCAGCAAAAGATGTAATTCGAATCAGGTCGCTGGTAATTAGTTTAAAATCCGAACTGGCTTCTTTATTGAATGAATTAGAAGATAATTATAAAGATTTAAAAGTGCTCTGCGGACTTCAGGCATCAGCTTCAATTGCTATTGTATTAGATCAAAAAAGCATAATCGACAATAAGTATGAAAACCTTGAATACAGTAGTTTATTAGATTCAGCAAGGGCTAATCGTTCAGACTTGAAATTAGCTAAAACGGGTCTTCAGTATAACGACAACAACTTAAAATTACAAAAAGCAATGGCCGTTCCGGATGTCGAAGTGGCTTTTAGTTACGATTTAAAGGGAAATTATCCTGAAAGATATACAGGCCTCGGCATTAAAATTCCCATTCCACTTTTCAATCGCAACCAAGGCGAAATTAAAAAAGCCAGAATTGGCATAGACGCCGCGACAATGAATATCAAAAAAAAGGAATCGCTGCTGGAAAACGAAGTACTTAACAGTTATAGAACAGCACGCCGAAACGAAGAAAATTTTCAAGAGATTGATCCTTCCTTTTCTAACGACTTTAATAACCTAATTGCTGGATTGATCAAAAATTTTAGAGAAAGAAACATCAGTTTAATTGAGTTTTTAGACCTCTATGAATCTTACAAGGATATGAATTTACAACTTAACAAGATCCAACTAGAACGAATGAGTTCAAGAGAAGAAGTAAATTTTGTAACCGGTTCCAACATTTTTAAATAA
- a CDS encoding sensor histidine kinase, which translates to MDLKLIHSQLSPINLDQLLNKIKEEWVLQKSLPLSLNITLSSASPIVMANGTLLQIALDNIISNAFKFSDQQTVSCRLSELKHNYLIEIHDQGNGIPLSEQNNIFKPFYSGASNMGQKGEGMGLYMAHKIIGLLKGSISIGHIKAGGCTFLVKLPKV; encoded by the coding sequence ATGGACCTTAAACTCATCCATTCACAGCTTTCTCCGATAAACCTTGATCAATTATTAAACAAAATAAAAGAAGAATGGGTGCTGCAAAAAAGTCTTCCACTTTCTTTAAACATAACTTTATCATCCGCTTCACCCATTGTAATGGCCAATGGAACACTTCTACAAATTGCGCTTGATAATATTATTTCAAACGCCTTTAAGTTTTCAGATCAGCAAACTGTAAGCTGCAGATTATCAGAATTAAAACATAATTACTTGATAGAGATTCACGATCAAGGAAATGGAATTCCACTTTCAGAACAAAATAATATTTTTAAACCTTTTTATTCAGGGGCTTCAAATATGGGGCAAAAAGGCGAAGGAATGGGTTTATACATGGCGCATAAAATCATTGGTTTGCTCAAAGGATCTATCTCCATTGGCCACATAAAAGCAGGTGGATGCACTTTCTTAGTAAAGCTGCCGAAAGTTTAA
- a CDS encoding EthD domain-containing protein encodes MIKFTILLRRRPGTSHEDFVSYHKNNHAALFASLPEVKQYVRRYVQCHSLPVSLPELPPPEYDGITEIYFENVDAIGKVFGSKDYMELIRPDEEKFLDMHGCSFLISTEHTVI; translated from the coding sequence ATGATTAAATTCACCATTCTGCTACGCAGACGTCCGGGAACCAGTCACGAAGACTTCGTTTCCTATCATAAAAATAATCACGCGGCTTTGTTTGCTTCGTTACCAGAGGTAAAGCAATATGTTCGCCGATACGTACAATGCCATTCTTTACCTGTGTCGCTGCCTGAGCTGCCACCTCCTGAATATGATGGTATAACAGAAATCTATTTTGAAAATGTTGACGCTATCGGAAAAGTTTTTGGTTCTAAAGACTATATGGAATTAATCAGACCTGATGAAGAAAAATTTTTGGACATGCATGGCTGCAGCTTTCTAATATCGACTGAGCATACTGTAATATAA